GGTACATATCGCACCGTCAATTTTCCAGCCCGAATCAAGGGTGCCTCGTGTTCATACATCACATGGCAATAAGGACAATTGGGATCCTGAAAATCGTAAATTATCGGACCTGCATAGCCGTCCTGAATATAGGTGACGTGGTGCGGTAAAAACTGATTCCAAAAAGAACTGGCTGTCATTTTGGGAGCAGTATCCGAAGTCTTCGCAAAGGCGAGGTTTGGGGTAAGGAGGAAGAAGCCGAAGGTGAGCACTCCTCCCAAGATCCATTGCGCCCGCTGATTGTTCATCCATCGATTCATTCGCATTCACGTCTCCCGGAAGTTCTATTTGAGATTAGGAAGTAGGGTCAGCAGTTCCCCGCGGGAAACCATGCCGGGCAGTAAGCCCGTGGTACCGCTCTTGCGCTGATAGAGAATGGCCGGGACCCCCATGGAATGGGTGCTTTGCAGCACGGCCATGTTGACTTGCAGCGCGTGAATGGTCTGAGGAGTCGGTTTGGCTGTGGGAAGACCAATGGGCCCGCTCGCTGCCAAGGGAGCCGCAAAACTTTTACCCGCCAGCACTTCGAAATGCCGGAGCGCAGACAATCGATGCGAAGATTGCAGAATCGCGGCCGCCTCCGGTGTACTGCTGGGCATCAAATAGGCCACCGGAACATAGCGTACCGTAAGCTTCCCGGAGCGAATCAGGGGCTGCTCCTCGTTGTACATGCCATGGCAATAAGGGCAGTTCGGGTCAAAGAAATCGTAAATGATGGGCCCTCTGCGCCCTTCCTGAATGTAGGTGAGACGCTGTCCGATCGTTGTCCAATAGCTGGCTTGGGCCATGGGTGGCAGGGGGCTGGAAACGGTCGCTGCCAGTGCCACCGGAGAAGAAAAAGCTGCCGCCAGCATCGTGCCTACGACGGCTGTTATCACTGAGTGTTTGCGCATGGTTGTGCTCCTTGTGCATACATAAAAATCAACGGTTATTCCCCGTTGTCCCCAACTTTTCCTGCAAATGGCGTAGCAACGTGTTAGGACCCTCATAGCCCTCATATTGCCCGACGAGATGACCGTCTGGGTTTACCAGCAAAACCGCTGGTGGGCCGAAGAGTTGGAAATGGTGCAGGAGTGCGGATGACTGGCTGTCATTCGCCGTTACATCCACACGAATCAGGGACAAAGGCCGCAACGCGCTCTCCACTCGGGGATTGTCATAGGTTTCCACATCCATCCGCTGACACTCCACGCACCATTTTGCCCAGAAGTCCACCAGGACGGGATGGCCCTTGTCTGCGGCCAGCGCCGATCGCAATTGCGACAAGCTGCGAACCAAAGTGAAGTGCGGCGTACTGGTTTGTTGCTCCCCCGGGAGTGGCAAGTCATGCTGTACGAACGGTGCGAGCGGCTGGAGCACCTGAGAACCTCCCCCCAAAGCACCTATGAACAGGGCAACCCCGAACACCAAGGCCAGCAATCCGAGTCCTCGGCGGAACTGTTGCCATCCGGTAGGTGCGTAGTGAGAACCAAATACACCCAGATAGACGCTGGAAACGATCGCCAGTGCTGCCCACAGGGCAAGAGCGACATTACCGGGAACAATGCGCGTGAGAAACCAGATCGCCACCCCGAGCAAAACGACCCCAAAAATGGCCTTGACTCCATTCATCCAGGCACCGGCCTTGGGTAGGAAATGCCCGGCCGAAGTCCCGATGACCAGCAAGGGAACCCCCATCCCCAAGGCAAGAAGAAACAGTGCCAAGCCTCCCAGTAACACATTGCCAGTATGGGCAATAAACAGGAGGGCGCCGGCCAACGGTGCGGCAACGCAGGGGCCGACGATCAGCGCGGAGAGGACCCCCATTAGCCAAGCGCCGGTAAAATGCCCACCCTTTCCATAGCGGGAGAGACGAGATTGGATGGCAGTCGGCATCTGCAGTTCGTAAAAGCCGAACATGGACAATGCCAGCAAGACGAATAGGGCGCTGAAGCTCCCGAGTACCCATGGGCTTTCAAAGAATGCCTGCAGATAGGATCCCGTAACCGCAGCCAATACCCCGGCAATGGCGTACGTTAGGGACATCCCCAGCACGTATGCCAAGGAAATCCAGAAGGCATGCCGTCTGGCCTGTCTTGCCGTCATCTGGTCCTCTACGTGCCCGACCACCAGGGAGGACAAAATCGGGATCATGGGGAAAATGCAGGGGGTAAAAGCCAACCCCAGGCCAGCGACAAAGAAGAGCAGTAATGTCCAAAAAGCATGGCTACCGAGTAGCCCTGCAGCGAACTGGCGATACCTACCGGAAGCCGCATGCGACTGCTGGGGCGCTACGGGTTTGACCAGTGGTGGCTTCTCCGGAGGTGACACCGTGGCCACGGCCGCTGTACTGGGTGTTGCTATGCTAGGCGCAAGCGTATAGGTCTTGGTTTCTACCGGATAACAGACGCCAGCATTGGCACAACCCTGAAAGCTGCTGGTCACCTGAATCTGTTTCGGGGGCTGACC
The window above is part of the Acidithiobacillus acidisediminis genome. Proteins encoded here:
- a CDS encoding thioredoxin fold domain-containing protein, encoding MRKHSVITAVVGTMLAAAFSSPVALAATVSSPLPPMAQASYWTTIGQRLTYIQEGRRGPIIYDFFDPNCPYCHGMYNEEQPLIRSGKLTVRYVPVAYLMPSSTPEAAAILQSSHRLSALRHFEVLAGKSFAAPLAASGPIGLPTAKPTPQTIHALQVNMAVLQSTHSMGVPAILYQRKSGTTGLLPGMVSRGELLTLLPNLK
- the dsbD gene encoding protein-disulfide reductase DsbD; translated protein: MILLITLLCLPPVALAGEVFSPLMGSSSSFLAPAKAFQFRAHMAPQNELVLQWVAAKHYHLYRNRIQVHVTPGTVRLGPYTLPPGKPMHIPGVGTLAVYEGDTTTVRVPLHFQGQPPKQIQVTSSFQGCANAGVCYPVETKTYTLAPSIATPSTAAVATVSPPEKPPLVKPVAPQQSHAASGRYRQFAAGLLGSHAFWTLLLFFVAGLGLAFTPCIFPMIPILSSLVVGHVEDQMTARQARRHAFWISLAYVLGMSLTYAIAGVLAAVTGSYLQAFFESPWVLGSFSALFVLLALSMFGFYELQMPTAIQSRLSRYGKGGHFTGAWLMGVLSALIVGPCVAAPLAGALLFIAHTGNVLLGGLALFLLALGMGVPLLVIGTSAGHFLPKAGAWMNGVKAIFGVVLLGVAIWFLTRIVPGNVALALWAALAIVSSVYLGVFGSHYAPTGWQQFRRGLGLLALVFGVALFIGALGGGSQVLQPLAPFVQHDLPLPGEQQTSTPHFTLVRSLSQLRSALAADKGHPVLVDFWAKWCVECQRMDVETYDNPRVESALRPLSLIRVDVTANDSQSSALLHHFQLFGPPAVLLVNPDGHLVGQYEGYEGPNTLLRHLQEKLGTTGNNR